In Paenibacillus sonchi, a single genomic region encodes these proteins:
- a CDS encoding sensor histidine kinase, with protein sequence MRFWRFLKYEKPYIGLYAAGFLLTVGVFAADPQIPWHWWTFFYALALLLLGLAGFLLHRYMKNVQALHHLSDEDAEPLSLEAEGCREAMEQLQIQHIRALNEAQLQQKEHYDFIVSWFHEVKTPIAVLRLMQQTEIDHSSLEEELSRIEHYIDQALYYSKLDTFNQDYEIVNCNLELLVKEAVKAHSKTFISKKIKIRLDVQATTVQSDSKWLSFIINQLVTNSLKYTGDQGEISFTTQVTPHEKLLIVRDNGIGIDRKDLPRVFNRGFTGTNGRTYAKSTGMGLYLAQELSKKLGHYISCESEAGSFSEFTIHFPKNHDPYLKMLR encoded by the coding sequence ATGAGATTCTGGCGATTCCTGAAATATGAGAAACCGTATATCGGCCTGTATGCCGCCGGCTTTCTGCTGACGGTTGGCGTATTTGCCGCAGATCCGCAGATTCCATGGCACTGGTGGACCTTCTTCTATGCGCTGGCACTGCTGTTGTTAGGTCTGGCAGGCTTTTTGCTCCATCGTTACATGAAGAATGTGCAGGCTCTCCACCACTTATCGGATGAAGATGCGGAGCCGCTGTCCCTGGAGGCCGAGGGCTGCCGGGAAGCTATGGAGCAGCTGCAGATCCAGCACATCCGTGCCTTGAACGAAGCGCAGCTGCAGCAGAAAGAGCATTATGATTTCATCGTTTCCTGGTTTCACGAGGTCAAGACGCCCATCGCCGTCCTCCGGCTGATGCAGCAGACGGAGATCGATCACAGCAGCCTGGAAGAGGAGCTGTCACGGATCGAGCACTACATCGACCAGGCTTTATATTATTCCAAGCTTGACACCTTCAATCAGGACTACGAGATCGTTAACTGCAATTTGGAGCTGCTGGTCAAAGAGGCCGTCAAAGCCCACTCCAAGACGTTCATCTCCAAAAAAATCAAAATCCGGCTCGATGTACAAGCCACAACGGTGCAAAGCGACTCCAAATGGCTGTCCTTCATTATCAACCAGCTGGTCACGAACAGCCTGAAATATACCGGGGATCAAGGAGAGATATCGTTCACGACACAGGTTACACCGCATGAGAAACTGCTTATTGTGCGTGATAACGGCATCGGCATTGACCGCAAGGATCTGCCGCGGGTGTTCAACCGCGGATTCACCGGCACCAACGGCCGTACCTATGCCAAATCGACCGGCATGGGCTTGTATTTGGCCCAGGAGCTGTCCAAAAAACTGGGGCACTACATTTCCTGCGAATCCGAAGCAGGCAGCTTCAGCGAATTCACCATCCACTTTCCGAAAAACCATGATCCTTATTTGAAAATGCTGCGGTAA
- a CDS encoding ABC transporter permease, whose amino-acid sequence MSLLELTVRNVKRNFRLYSIYLFSMIAGVIIQFTFTSLMYNKDIMDALQNRANFQTGVGIASLVVFLFIIFFILYANSFFMKQRKKEFGMYLLYGLNERQITRMVFYETLIMSAISLFTGILIGGLLSKLFGMLLMDLMHYDQVISLSFPMPSIAATIGVFLLLAMIISVQSYIMLNRVQLTELFHAKQKMEKPVRVSSAWAMIAVLLLGMAFALISSGKGSVFWQDYATVSMIAVTVGIIAGTFLFFRQFAGWLLQAVSRRKKYYEGNTMLWTSSLRFQIRGNTLNLTFISLFSAAIMLLLSFMTINYKVQFEAVGRNLPNDIAFESLASSTNNRIDSLIRSSGHEVRYHLTQEAIVAEPVSDMGPAFENPEYYTPYLLLVSEQTYNGLMQERDPKQSLDLQGEEAVTLAQGSDFAQSYAANRQPEFKVKTDGETAFRIIEKKDYAYLGWSSDPVRSMVIKPAVLVISDEAYRSLREHADKKSFEIYGIADAGRAEELSKQVHAIVTETPGAYYSSFADVYSKQIEGSALMLFSSGFLALIAIFALASVIYFKQLREATDERLQYTILRKMGVDDRQMKSVIRKQLLFVFLPPLVLGVCHSWFIIKYYILDSVQGFTGLSATVWGIMGVYFLIYVLFYASSTNVYYKIVNENP is encoded by the coding sequence ATGAGTCTGCTGGAGCTTACGGTCCGAAATGTGAAGCGCAACTTCCGCCTATATTCCATCTATCTGTTCTCGATGATTGCCGGCGTCATCATTCAATTTACGTTCACATCCCTGATGTACAACAAAGATATTATGGATGCGCTCCAGAACCGGGCCAATTTCCAGACCGGTGTGGGCATCGCTTCACTTGTTGTGTTCTTATTTATCATTTTCTTTATCCTGTATGCCAATTCGTTCTTCATGAAGCAGCGCAAAAAAGAGTTCGGCATGTACCTGCTTTACGGCCTGAACGAACGGCAAATTACGCGGATGGTATTTTATGAAACCCTGATTATGAGCGCCATTTCTCTATTCACGGGAATATTGATCGGGGGACTGCTGTCCAAGCTGTTTGGGATGCTGCTGATGGATTTAATGCATTACGACCAGGTTATTTCCCTGTCATTCCCTATGCCGTCGATTGCTGCAACGATCGGTGTCTTCTTATTGCTCGCTATGATTATAAGTGTACAGAGTTACATCATGCTGAACCGGGTGCAGCTTACGGAGTTGTTTCATGCGAAGCAAAAGATGGAAAAACCCGTCCGCGTGTCTTCGGCCTGGGCTATGATTGCTGTACTTCTGCTGGGCATGGCCTTTGCTCTGATCAGCAGCGGAAAAGGTTCGGTGTTCTGGCAGGACTACGCGACGGTGAGTATGATTGCCGTGACCGTTGGCATTATTGCGGGCACCTTTCTGTTCTTTCGTCAATTTGCCGGCTGGCTGCTCCAGGCGGTAAGCCGCCGGAAAAAATACTATGAGGGCAATACGATGCTGTGGACCTCTTCCCTGCGGTTTCAGATTAGAGGCAACACGTTGAACTTAACCTTTATTTCATTGTTCAGTGCGGCGATTATGCTGCTGCTGAGCTTCATGACGATTAACTATAAGGTGCAGTTCGAAGCGGTGGGGAGAAACCTGCCTAATGATATAGCGTTTGAATCACTGGCCTCTTCAACCAACAACCGGATCGACAGCCTGATCCGCAGCTCCGGCCACGAGGTCCGGTACCACCTGACGCAAGAGGCGATAGTGGCTGAGCCGGTATCGGATATGGGGCCGGCTTTTGAGAATCCCGAGTACTATACTCCATACCTGCTGCTTGTATCCGAGCAAACCTATAACGGGCTGATGCAGGAACGGGACCCCAAGCAGAGCCTGGATCTGCAAGGTGAGGAAGCGGTGACCCTCGCCCAGGGATCGGACTTCGCGCAATCCTATGCCGCAAACCGCCAGCCGGAATTTAAGGTGAAGACAGATGGGGAAACCGCTTTTCGGATTATTGAGAAGAAGGACTATGCCTATCTTGGCTGGTCTTCAGATCCGGTGAGATCTATGGTCATTAAACCTGCGGTGCTCGTAATCTCCGACGAGGCTTACCGGAGCCTGCGGGAGCATGCGGACAAGAAGTCTTTTGAAATCTACGGTATTGCGGATGCCGGCCGGGCCGAAGAACTCTCGAAGCAGGTCCATGCCATCGTCACGGAGACGCCGGGTGCCTATTACTCCTCGTTTGCAGACGTGTACTCCAAGCAAATTGAAGGCTCGGCGCTTATGCTGTTCTCCAGCGGCTTTTTGGCCCTGATTGCGATCTTTGCGCTTGCCAGTGTAATTTATTTCAAGCAATTGCGTGAGGCTACAGACGAACGGCTGCAATATACCATTCTGCGCAAAATGGGCGTGGATGACCGGCAGATGAAAAGCGTGATCCGCAAGCAGCTGCTGTTTGTCTTTTTGCCGCCGCTGGTGCTTGGGGTGTGCCACAGCTGGTTTATTATCAAGTATTACATCCTGGATTCTGTGCAGGGCTTTACTGGACTTTCGGCAACCGTGTGGGGCATCATGGGGGTGTATTTCCTGATTTACGTACTGTTCTACGCTTCTTCCACGAATGTGTATTATAAAATTGTTAATGAAAACCCGTAA
- a CDS encoding nitrate/nitrite transporter: MEAKGFRKAGHAPSLLSAFLYFDVSFMIWVLCGALSLYITKDFGLSDTQKAAMVAIPILGGSIFRIPMGILADRIGSKKAGLLGMFLTIIPLLWGWLGGTSLLQMHMIGFLLGFAGASFAVSLSLASRWYPPQYQGLAMGIAGAGNSGTALATFFGPQIAQAYGWHSVFGIALIPLVLVMIVFALLAKDAPNAPAPKPLKSYLSVFKHADTWWFSMFYAITFGGFVGFANYASIFFYDVYGDGVHSGGLTKVQVGYLVTITVIAGSFFRPLGGWIADRIGGMRLLLVLYAVVSVCAFAIASMPSSFLVMLLYTSVMMACLGMGNGSVFQIIPQRFSSEIGVITGIVGAAGGLGGYLLPTYVLGPLKQSTGSQVTGFLVVGSIVLLTTLIFYAVTRSWKKSWAKAESGVNF, translated from the coding sequence ATGGAAGCAAAAGGTTTTCGCAAGGCGGGTCACGCCCCGAGTTTATTGTCAGCTTTTTTGTATTTTGATGTAAGCTTTATGATTTGGGTGCTGTGTGGAGCCCTGTCGCTCTATATCACCAAGGATTTCGGATTATCGGATACCCAAAAAGCGGCCATGGTCGCCATCCCCATCCTCGGCGGTTCGATCTTCCGCATCCCGATGGGCATCCTGGCCGACCGGATTGGCAGTAAAAAAGCAGGCCTGCTCGGAATGTTCCTCACCATTATCCCCCTCCTGTGGGGCTGGCTGGGCGGAACCAGCCTGCTGCAGATGCATATGATCGGATTTCTACTCGGTTTTGCAGGGGCGAGCTTTGCCGTCTCCCTCTCCCTCGCCAGCCGCTGGTACCCGCCGCAATATCAGGGACTCGCAATGGGCATTGCCGGAGCCGGGAACAGCGGAACTGCGCTGGCGACCTTTTTCGGGCCGCAGATCGCCCAGGCTTATGGATGGCATAGCGTGTTCGGGATCGCGCTGATTCCCCTGGTCCTCGTTATGATTGTTTTTGCCCTATTGGCTAAAGACGCCCCGAATGCCCCGGCACCCAAGCCGCTTAAAAGCTATCTCAGCGTCTTCAAGCATGCCGATACCTGGTGGTTCTCGATGTTCTACGCCATTACCTTCGGCGGGTTTGTCGGGTTCGCCAACTATGCGAGCATCTTCTTCTATGATGTGTACGGCGACGGCGTACATTCCGGGGGCCTGACCAAAGTCCAGGTAGGCTACCTGGTCACCATCACAGTTATCGCAGGCAGCTTCTTCCGGCCTTTAGGCGGCTGGATTGCGGACCGGATTGGCGGCATGCGTCTCCTGCTTGTTTTGTATGCTGTAGTTTCTGTATGTGCGTTCGCCATTGCGTCGATGCCTAGTTCCTTCCTCGTGATGCTGCTCTATACCAGCGTGATGATGGCCTGCCTCGGAATGGGCAACGGTTCGGTCTTCCAGATCATCCCCCAGCGCTTCTCCAGCGAAATCGGAGTCATTACCGGCATTGTCGGCGCAGCCGGAGGTCTTGGCGGATATCTGCTGCCGACTTACGTTCTCGGTCCGCTGAAGCAATCCACCGGCTCACAGGTTACCGGATTTCTGGTGGTCGGCTCTATCGTGCTTCTGACAACCCTGATTTTCTATGCTGTAACCCGTTCGTGGAAAAAATCCTGGGCGAAGGCGGAATCCGGGGTCAATTTCTAG
- a CDS encoding molybdopterin-dependent oxidoreductase produces the protein MTTGKVKSVCPYCGVGCGIILEVSGNRVVSITGDKEHPANFGRLCTKGSTAAAALTESGRMEYAYKRQDRGAGPERVKIDEAIRDTAQRLRAILEEHGPDALSVYVSGQMSLEAQYLINKLAKGFIRTPNIESNSRLCMAGAGNGYKLSLGADGPPGSYQDMDKTDLFFVIGANMADCHPILFLRMMDRVKAGAKLIVVDPRRTATADKADLFMQIRPGTDLALLNGLLHLLVKNGHTDPAFIARFTSGFESMEAFLEDYPPDRVSEITGIPEADIRQAAGWIGGAPEWMSCWTMGLNQSIHGTWHTNAICNLHLATGAICRPGSGPFSLTGQPNAMGGREMGYMGPGLPGQRSLVSEADRSFIEKLWEIPKAPFGRMPAAAPFPCSRA, from the coding sequence ATGACAACGGGCAAAGTGAAAAGCGTCTGTCCTTATTGCGGCGTTGGCTGCGGGATCATACTCGAAGTGTCGGGTAACCGCGTAGTCAGCATCACCGGAGATAAGGAGCATCCGGCCAATTTCGGCAGGCTGTGCACCAAAGGCAGCACGGCGGCAGCCGCACTCACGGAATCGGGCCGGATGGAATATGCCTACAAACGCCAGGATCGCGGAGCCGGGCCTGAACGAGTGAAAATAGATGAAGCTATCCGTGATACCGCGCAGCGGCTGCGGGCCATTCTGGAGGAACACGGCCCGGATGCCCTGTCCGTGTATGTGTCAGGTCAAATGTCGTTGGAGGCCCAGTATCTGATCAACAAGCTGGCCAAGGGCTTCATCCGCACCCCGAATATTGAGTCTAATTCACGATTATGCATGGCGGGCGCCGGCAACGGATATAAGCTCTCCCTGGGGGCAGACGGGCCACCGGGTTCTTATCAGGATATGGATAAGACGGATTTATTCTTCGTTATCGGCGCCAATATGGCCGATTGTCATCCGATTCTGTTCCTGCGGATGATGGACCGGGTGAAGGCGGGAGCCAAGCTGATTGTCGTGGACCCCCGGCGGACAGCAACCGCGGACAAAGCAGACCTGTTCATGCAGATCAGGCCCGGAACGGATCTTGCCCTGCTGAATGGACTGCTGCATCTGCTTGTTAAGAACGGACACACAGACCCGGCCTTTATCGCCCGGTTCACCTCCGGCTTTGAGAGTATGGAGGCATTCCTGGAGGACTATCCGCCGGATAGAGTGTCCGAAATTACCGGCATCCCGGAAGCCGATATCCGCCAGGCGGCCGGGTGGATTGGCGGGGCGCCGGAGTGGATGTCCTGCTGGACCATGGGTCTTAACCAGAGCATTCACGGCACCTGGCACACGAATGCCATCTGCAACCTGCATCTCGCCACAGGCGCGATCTGCCGCCCGGGGAGCGGCCCCTTCTCGCTCACCGGCCAGCCCAATGCCATGGGCGGGCGTGAGATGGGCTACATGGGGCCGGGCCTGCCCGGGCAGCGCTCCCTGGTGTCTGAGGCCGACCGCAGCTTCATAGAGAAGCTGTGGGAAATCCCCAAGGCACCCTTCGGACGGATGCCAGCGGCGGCACCATTTCCATGTTCGAGAGCATGA